The DNA sequence TTTGCTCCACTTCAACAAGCAGGTTTCACCAGCTTTTGTGAGGGGTACCTATGGAAGCTTCATCCAGCTTGGAACATGCCTTGGTCTTATGGCAGCCCTTTTTGTTGGAATACCTGTAAAAGAAATTGCTGGCTGGTAAGAATGTATGCCAGATCCATAGCATCTTAATTCATATTTAATCTTTCAAATATATATCTTAGCTTTTGTGCTCAGGTGgcgtgtttgtttttggttatCTACAATCCCAGCTGCAACACTTGCTCTTGGCATGGTGTTTTGTGCAGAGAGTCCACATTGGTTGTATAAGGTCTGTTCTCATTCATTTATTCTGTCTGGGATAAATCTCTTGAAATTGTTACTTGAGTAACTCTTTTATTTGAAAGAAGTCTTTGTGCCACCATTGAATATGACCTAATTAAGGTGGAATGGCAAAAAAGATTTACTcgcctctctttctttttccccccAGCTCAAAAAAggggaataaataaataaataaacatttttttctttttctttttctgaacaAGTCTAAGCAAAGGGCTTGTACTATCATATCAATATATGGACTCCTGCTGTTGGCAACAGTTTGGTCAAGGAAAACTAATGCTTCACTGTTATGATATAGCAAGGAAAAACTGCTGAGGCAGAAGCTGAATTTGAGAGACTCCTAGGAGTATCACATGTCAAAATTGCAATGGGAGAATTATCCAAGACGGACAGGGGAGATGACATGGATACTGTGAAGATTTCAGAATTGTTATATGGTCGCCATTTTAGAGGTAGATATAATCCTTCTTGTTGGTGTTTCTGGAATCTGTTGCTATATATATCCTCTCTCCTTGATTTTCACTTATGCTTTTTTGCTTCTGTTTCACTCTGCCTATTTTCGCTTGTTGCTTTGTTTTTCATGTATTCCTTTTGCAGTTATTTTTATTGGATCAACCCTGTTTGCTTTACAACAGCTATCTGGTATAAATGCTGTGTTTTATTTCTCTTCAACTGTTTTTAAGAGTGCTGGAGTACCATCAAACCTTGCAAATGGCTTCATAGGAATTGCAAATTTAATAGGTATAACTTTGATTAATATTAATCCAGTTTCCTGTCAAGATGGTTGCTCTCTGTCTGTTGACTTTAGAATTTTGATTGTTTTCAGGGTCAATTTTTGCAATGGTTTTGATGGATAGGCTAGGAAGGAAGGTGCTTCTCCTGTGGAGCTTCTTTGGAATGGTAAATTGTAACACAATTCTTCTGGaccaaaaatatagaattgaGAAATTGTCTATAATGTTACTACCTCATGTCTAGAGCAAGTGAAAAGTGAAGGGATTATTCGGAACAAGCTTATAATCCAAACCATGGGGGAGAAATATTCATTGGCTATTATCCCAGTCTCCCAGTCTATCTATGTTGTATTATGTGCTActgaaaaattgataaaaatacttCTTTCTTGCGCTGCTCAGCCAGAAATTCTCTCTCTGCTTATGATTTCAAACATTTAAGTGCATTTTGAAATCTTGCGAACCCTTTCCTTATATATCTtgcttttatattgttttaggCAATATCGATGGCTATTCAAGTTGCAGCAGCAAGTTCTTATGCATCAGGCACTTACTCTTTGTACCTATCTGTTGGTGGTATGCTGATGTGAGTACTGCTTTTACTTAGACATCTTAAAGATGAATGTTCTATATTTGTTGAAGGCATCTAATAGAATATAGCAATAGACATTAACTGGTTTTAGTGTAATTGGTGACGTGTTTTCTGAAGTGTAAACATTATGCTATGAGATTGTGTTAACATGACATTGATTACATTCTTCTTCCAGAAATACTAGTAAATAATGGAAATATGGAATGCCATATTTCTGACAATTTATAGAACATTATTGCA is a window from the Ziziphus jujuba cultivar Dongzao chromosome 11, ASM3175591v1 genome containing:
- the LOC107431794 gene encoding probable plastidic glucose transporter 2 isoform X2, yielding MWTRQRETSSMYKRLSSRDNTHTVDVDSRDYLNTTDMEENSALLQNNVAVETSNPPWGLSFPHVVVATISPFLYGYHLGVVNEPLESISRDLGFSGNALAEGLVVSTCLGGAFIGSLFSGMIADGVGRRRAFQLCALPMVIGAAVSATAKTIAGMLLGRLLVGAGMGLGPPVVSLYVTEVSPAFVRGTYGSFIQLGTCLGLMAALFVGIPVKEIAGWWRVCFWLSTIPAATLALGMVFCAESPHWLYKQGKTAEAEAEFERLLGVSHVKIAMGELSKTDRGDDMDTVKISELLYGRHFRVIFIGSTLFALQQLSGINAVFYFSSTVFKSAGVPSNLANGFIGIANLIGSIFAMVLMDRLGRKVLLLWSFFGMAISMAIQVAAASSYASGTYSLYLSVGGMLIYPQYPGSQMDAN